The Perca fluviatilis chromosome 24, GENO_Pfluv_1.0, whole genome shotgun sequence genome has a window encoding:
- the LOC120554264 gene encoding ADP-ribosylation factor-like protein 4C, giving the protein MGNSFSNLGAFQSLHIVMLGLDSAGKTTVLYRLKFNEFVNTVPTIGFNTERIRLGGAGASRGISCHFWDVGGQEKLRPLWKPYSRCTDGIVYVVDSVDAERLEEARAELHKITRFSENQGTPLLVVANKQDLPRALDVAEIERQLALAELSPSTPYHVQPACAIIGEGLHEGMDKLYEMIVKRRKSLKQKKKRQ; this is encoded by the coding sequence ATGGGGAACAGCTTCTCCAACCTGGGCGCCTTCCAGTCCTTGCACATAGTCATGCTCGGCTTGGACTCCGCGGGCAAAACCACCGTGCTGTACCGCCTGAAATTCAACGAGTTCGTCAACACGGTGCCCACCATCGGCTTCAACACGGAGCGGATCCGGCTGGGCGGCGCGGGGGCGTCGCGCGGCATCAGCTGCCACTTCTGGGACGTCGGCGGCCAGGAGAAGCTGCGGCCCCTGTGGAAGCCATACAGCCGCTGCACGGACGGCATCGTGTACGTGGTGGACTCCGTGGACGCCGAGAGGCTGGAGGAGGCCCGCGCCGAGCTGCACAAGATCACGCGCTTCTCGGAGAACCAGGGCACGCCGCTGCTCGTCGTGGCCAACAAGCAGGACCTGCCGCGGGCGCTGGACGTCGCGGAGATCGAGCGGCAGCTGGCCCTGGCCGAGCTGAGCCCGTCCACGCCGTACCACGTCCAGCCCGCGTGCGCCATCATCGGAGAGGGGCTGCACGAGGGCATGGACAAGCTGTACGAGATGATAGTGAAGAGGAGGAAGTCgctgaagcagaagaagaagaggcagTGA